In the Desulfosporosinus acidiphilus SJ4 genome, GCGCGATATCGCGATTATGAAGGCAGTAGGCTGGAGTGCGGCCAATGTACGTGGTCAGATAATGAGTGAGAACCTGCTTTTGGGTCTGGGCGGCGGAGTGCTGGGCTTGATTGTTTCTTATGGTTTTACTTTACTCCTACGCGGACAAATTGTGGAAATTCCTCTGCCATGGGAACTCGATCCTTACCCACATTTCTATTTAACTAGTAGCGCAGAAAAGTTTCTCAAAGTACCCCTTGCTGTCAATCTATCCTTAACCTCAGTTATATTCGCCTTGGTCCTCGCGGTAGGATTAACCCTTTTAACGACTCTCCTGCTTGCCAGGCGTTTAACAAATATCAAACCTGCGGAGGTGTTACGTTATGATTGAAATTATAGCGGCTAAAGGAGTAGGCAAAACTTTTGGTAACCTCGATGTGGTGCGTCACGTCGATTTTAAGCTCCAAAGCGGTCAGTTTGTTGCCCTCCTAGGTCCTTCCGGTTCCGGCAAGAGTACCTTTATAGCCATGTTGAGTGGCTTGGAAAGACCATCATCCGGCGAAATATCCGTCGCTGGACGTAGTTTAACATCCTTAAGTGAGGATGATCTGTCCCTAATGCGTCGTGAGAAAATCGGTATAGTCTTTCAGTTTTTTAATTTAATTCCTACCTTGAATGCTCTGGAAAATGCGGCTTTTCCTCTTTTTCCGGTAACTCTGCCTGACAAAGAAAAGAGGCAAAAGGCTGCGAAAGCGTTAGAGTTGGTTGGCATGTCCCATCGTGCAACTCACCGCCCAGGTGAAATGAGCGGTGGAGAAAGGCAACGCATAGCCATTGCCAGAGCGTTGGTTAACGACCCCGTGATTATTCTGGCCGATGAACCGACCGGCAATCTCGATTCCACGACCGGGCAGGAGATTGTCAATCTTTTGGCTTCTTTAAGCCGAGCCCGCGGTACAGCCCTATTGGTAGCTACCCACGATGATAAATTAGCTAAGGCAGCAGAGCAAGTTATTTATATGAAAGATGGTGAGTTAGTTGAACAAACATAAATTTTTTGGAATGGTATTTTTAATGTTTATTGTGTCTGTCTTGATGTTTCCGGCAGCTGCCCTAGCTGCCCCTGTGAAAGTTGAAGCCTTGGGCTTTTTTGACCATCCGCCCTTGCAGCCTACTAAAGATGCCATTCAGAAAGTCTGTCAGGAATTCGGTGACCAAGTCCAACTGGTTTTTCATGTTGAGAATACAGCTGACGGTAATAAATTTATGAAAGACAATGGTTTATCGGGGCACCTGCCTGTGGTACTTTATATCGATGGTTCTGTCGCCCAAAATATCAACGGTAAGACGGTGGTTTTTAGGGATTTTGAAGGACAGGGCTGGACCAGCCAGGATTTGGAGCAGGTTCTCAAACTCAATGTTGCCGGTCAAAAAACAGCTGTTTCCCCACCGGCTAACGCCTTGACAGAGGCCTGGAATCCGGGGGCCATCCCTCCGGGAGCAGCAGCCTTTGCTAACGGGCAGTCTCCCGGGGCTGACAATTCATCGACAGGAAATCAATCCTCGCTTTTTCCAATCTATTTGATGGGCGCAATTATTCTCCTTCTTGTAATCATAATTATTATCAGCGTAGTGCGGCGTCCTGCAGCAGGGAGGAAGTAAAGGTATGAATCTCGCCCTTTACGCATGGCGGGAAATTACCAAGCGCCCAGGGCGTACTTTTCTAAATGCTTTGGGTGTATCTTTTGGTGTGGCCTTGGTAATTCTCCTTTTTAGCATCACCTTGGCCTATAAAGAGGCCGTAATGGTACCGTTCACTACTTCGTCTACAGATATTACCCTAACCAGGCCTGGACAAGAAAAAGCTTCAGTTCCGGTAGCCCAGGGAGTAATACTTCCGGCTTCAAATCAGGCAATTGGAACCGATGTTCTTAAGCGGTTAGCCCAGATGACGGAGGTCAAACAAACAGCAACTGTTCTCGAACTTTGGAGTTTTGATCCCGGACGGTTTAAGGTGATTGTAGGTCTTGATCCTAATTCGCAACCACTCGGACCGGCAAAAGTCCGCGAGTGGGTAAAGGAGGGGCGTTTCTTTGGTTCGGGTGAAAGAGGGGTAGCCGTTTTGGATAGTCATTATGCCCGTTTCTTTGGCTATAAAGTAGGTTCACAGATAATAATCGCCGGGCAAAAGTTTAATGTGATCGGCACTTGTGAGATGAAAGAAGGCGCACAGTTGACAGCGGCCAACATTTACCTTCCTCTTACTGACGCCCAGATACTTGCCGGGGTGGGACCGGAAACAGTAAACTCCGTTTATGTGGAGCTGAAGGATGCCAGCCGTTGGAAGCAATCTATTGATACGATTCACCAAGTCTTTCCGGAAGTAACCGTTACTTCGGCGGATTCTGCTCTGGCCATGTCGGACAGCATATTGGCCCTTTTAGATAAACTGGCCTGGCCGGGTGCTGTGCTGGTCATTGCGCTAAGTGTGCTTTTTGTCCACCGCAGCTTGGCTGCCAGCACTTGGGAAAGAATTGGGGAATTCGGCACCATGAAAGCTCTGGGCTGGTCCCGGCGTGATATCCAACGCGCCTTAATGCTGGAACTCTTCTCCCAGGTGCTGATTGGGTCTGTACTAGGTCTTGGTATAGCAGCTATAGGCAGTTTACTAGCAGGTCATTGGCAGGTTAATATTTCTCCTGTAGGCAGTGCCCCGCCTTTACCCGGAATGGCTCCATCAACAAATACTATTCAACTGCCTGTTGTTTTTTCTACTTCTCTTTATCTGAGTGCTTTAGGTTCATCACTCTTAGTTGGTTTGATAGTAGCTGTAACTATAGCCCAAAAAGTGGTAGAAATTAAGCCTGCCGAAGCGTGGCGTCATTTGTAATAAGTAATTTACCCAAGCTTTGGATGCTCTACTAAAGAGGTGGCAGAGATCCTTAACATTTCGGTTGAATTGGCGAAGTGGCGACTGTACAGGGCCCGGATGATCCTTCGCAAGTCTTTAACCCAAGGTAATGGCTATGAGAATATGGGTCCATTTAAATTAACTACGGCTGGAATAGAATAAATTATCCATTAGGTGGAAAACTCAATGATTACAGGTGTTTGTTGGGCACGGTTCCCCGATGAACGCGATTGAGGATAACCAGTTTACACGGAATTGGGTCGAGATTTCCAAACAAATTCCGAAACCCGAAGCAATTTTAGCGATATCCGGCCATTGGGTGACGGATGGAACCCGCATCAATGATGATCCCCATCCGGAAATAGTTCATGACATGTACGGTTTCCCTAGAGAACTGTATGAGGTTGATTACCGGCCAAAAGGGGCACCGGAATTAGCCCATTTCACAAAAGATTTGATTCGGGAAAATGTGCAAATTGATAATAGCTGGGGCATTGATCATGGAACATGGTCGATCTTGAACAAGTTATCTGCTTAGGGAATGAATAGGTTAACGACTATGAACCAATCACCTCTTGCTAAAGAATTAATTTCTGTAGCAGGAGGTTTATTTTATCCGTTAATGATACAAGTATCATGACTGAGCGAGAAGACTAACATCATCTAGCTATAAATAATTAAACAAAACTTTTTTATAACTTCCCTATCCTTTTAAAAATCTTTCCGTCTTAATATATGAAAGTAGGTTGGCGCCACCTATTGAACTTTAAAAATGTTAATTTTTGAAGGAGCTTAAAAAATGAAAAATAAAATATTCGCTACAGTTGAGTCCAACAGTTTCTTAATTTTGCGTCTTGCGTTGGGAATTATCTTTTTCGCTCATGGAGCTCAAAAACTCCTGGGTTGGTTTGGCGGTTACGGGTGGACAGGCACTATCGGTTTCTTTTCTTCATTGGGTATTCCCGCTGCATTAGGCGGTTTAGCCATATTAACCGAGTTCTTTGGCGGGATCGCAATTATTCTTGGCTTTTTAACTCGTCCCGCTGTACTTGGGCTTGCCATTGTCAATTTGGTAGCCATAGCCAAAGTCCATGGGGCTAATGGATTCTTCTTAAATGGCCCCACTAATTCCGGCATTGAATACGTTTTTGCTCTGTTCATGATTTCCCTCTTCTTGCTAATTAAGGGTGCAGGATCACTCTCAATTGATAATGCCATTTCAAAGAAACTAAAATAACGGAGGATAAAATGTTAAAATCGCTCATTTCAAAAATATTTTCTAAAGAACAAAGCCAAGTAGTATGCGGCTGTATGAAAGTCACTGCCCAAGAAATCGTAAATGCAGTCAAGAATGGCGCCAAATCCTTTGAAGAGGTTCAAACCGTAACAAAGGTCGGAACCGGTTGCGGAAATTGCGTAGAAAGCAATAAAGCATTGGTCGCATTACTATTGAAATGATTAAAGATTTCTTACGGTATAGATCAAAAGGAGCCTTTTCACGTTCGAAGAACTGATTCCGTATTATAGGAAGATAGAAAAAGGAGATTGAATAATGGATAAACCGGTAATCACTCAAAAATCTCCCGTCCCTGTAGATCTTAAAAAGGGTGAAACTTATTATTGGTGTACTTGTGGCAAAAGTTTTACCCAACCGTTCTGCAACAGAGCACATCAAGGTACTTCCTTTACGCCGATGGCATTTACGGTAGAAAAAGATGAAACTGCTTATCTCTGTGCTTGCAAGCAAACCAAAAATCCTCCTTATTGTGATGGGACACATAAACTCTTTAAGCTTTGGCAGTGATTTAATCCCCTTAGAAGCATCCATACCTCCTATTCTAGAAATATCTTCTGGGAATGAGGTCAAATTTTATTGCTCTATCCCAGGCTTTCCACGTTAAAAACACACGGTGATTTTTTGAGAAACACCGTGTGTTTTTGTGTGAGTTCGAAGTTTCGCAAATACGAACTTAATCTAATTCTTAAACTGGGATGCATTCAAAAAAAGAAAACTTGGATAGCGCTAATAAATTAATATGTGCTTTGGAACAGACTTTCGCTGAACTCCCATAAGTTAAATTCACAAAATCCATAAAACTCAACATTGAAAAACACTTATAGAATACTGCAACTGTTACTGCAACCGAGCTCAAAAATTGCAGTATAAGCTAGTATACAATGTAAATTGAGAACTACAAAACCCTTCAAAATAGGACGTTTCAGGACAATGAAGAACTAGTTAGGATGCTAGTCAACTCACTCGTAATGAGCAGGCCGTCGGTTCGATTCCGACCATCGGCTCCACTGGAAGGGTAGACCCCGCAAGCGATTGCGGGGTTTTTCGTTTCCGTTTTTCGTAGGTGAGCATCCATTTTGGCTATAAAATGTTGGGTAGGACCCATTATAGAGTTCCACCTTCTGTATGGCCATTTGGTTAACGTGTCGTTCGCCCATGATGGCCTCAATTTCTGGGGTATTCATAGCGTTCGTTATTGTACTAACATTACCTGAAGTTATTGTTTTCTGCATTGTGCCTGTTCCACGGTGGTCAGTTTCACAATGGGGTTAATGGGAAGAATGGGTCGCAGAAATTCATAACTTCTTCACGGCTTATTTGAATTACGACTAAAGAAAAAAACACATGCGGTCTTTAAGTGTGGCTTAAAGACCGCATGTGTTTAAGGATGCTTGGCATTCTTGCACCTCAGAATTTTAATGTTTCTTATTGAGCATGTTTACTTTGCTGCAATATTGGCCAATGTTTCTTCTGATTCCTTAACTTCAACATATACAGGGCAACCCATAACGTACATTAAAAGTTGTTTTTTCATTATTGACACCTCCTATTATCTAAAGTTAGATACCAAACGGTACATATTTGGCAATGTAGTTTGTAAGTCCTAGCCAGTAATACCTTGAATTACTATATATATCATCTCCTGGTTTCTATATTTATTTTAAATCTTCTTTTAGCATAAGTAAAATACATAGTTAGAATATAATTTATTGCCAAAATGAATAAATGGAGCTGGGGAATTGATCCTCACCGGTTCAGTGAGTTACTTCCAGTTATTATTTCTGCAGTAAGGCCACTGCAGACCATGACCGTGAAGGTAAGTGTACAGCCTCAAAAGTATGCGTTAAAATACATATATAGTATATAAAAGATTCCATTTGTCTATAAATATAAACCATAAACCCAACAGGAGGATATACCTATGGATATTCGCCAATTAGTTTATTTCGCTGAGGTTGTAAAACAGAAAGGCTTTTCTAAGGCAGGAGAATCCCTTCATATTACTCAGCCAACTATTAGTAAGATGATCAAAAGCATGGAAGACGAATTGGGAGCCACTTTATTGGAACGGACGACTAAAAAAGTTGAACTCACTGATTTAGGAGAGGTTGTCTACAGGCATGCGCTAAACATTGTTCAATCCATGGAAAGTCTTGAAGCGGAATTAGACGATGTACGGCAAGTACGAAAAGGTTATATACGAATGGGCCTTCTCCCTATGATCGGTTATAACTTTATTTCAAGGATCATAGCAGAATTTCAGAAACTTCATCCGCAAATAACGATTCGGATTTTGGAAAACGGTGCACGAGAAGTGGAACATGCTATCTCCCAAGGTGATATTGATCTAGGAATCGTCGTTTTGCCCGTTAGCGAAGACATTTTTGAATGTCTTCCAGTTGTCGAAGAGCACCTGAAGTTACTGGTCCATCCGAAACACCGCCTAGCAAGCAGTAATGAGGTTCGCTTAGAAGAGTTGAAAGAGGAAACGTTTATTTTCTATCCGGAAAACTTCGCGCTTTACTATCACATAAAGGAAGCCTGCCAGAAAGCAGGCTTTAATCCTAATGTACTTTATGAAAGTTCTCAATGGGATTTTATAAGTGAAATGGTTGCAGACAACCTTGGAATTGCTTTTTTGCCGGATAGTATATGCAAAAATTTGGATTCTTCCCGAATAAAGGTTATTCCTTTGGCACCGCCAGGTATACCTCGTTACTTGGCATTCATTTGGCAGAGAAATACTTATCTGAAGTTTGCGGCAAGGGAATTTATTAGTTTTGTCAGATCACAACTAGATCCGGTGCTATAGGATGTTTTGGTGCGCTTTTTCTAAGCATTGGCAACACGAGAGGTCATATCTTTTACTTTTTCAATAAATTTTACGAGTGCACTGGTCATTACAGTTTCTTTATGCCTAATAAAGAAGATTTTTGCTGTACTATACTGTGGAGGAACTGGGAATGACTTCAGTAAGCCTTTTTCTTCATACGTTCGGATGGAAGAATGAGGCACAAAGGAAGCCCCTAAGTCTGCAACCACACCCTCAATAATAGAATCTAAATTATTGAATTCCATATACCTAATATTGCATATTCCCTCAGCTTGGAGCCACTTCTCCAAGCTTTTTCTGTTTGGACAACCGGCAGTATTCATCAGAAACGGTTTGCAGCAAATAGTTTTTAATTCACTGTATGCTGGATTTGCAATGAGAACAAGGTTTTCCTCATATACAAGTTCTTCTGCGATATTTTCATGATGAATGGATCTTCCCTTAACAAATGCGCCGTCTAATTTAAACTGAAGGATCTTATAGATCAGGTCATCCACATTAGAAGTAATAAGGGATAAATCCACATTAGGATACTCTTTATGGTATTGGGAGAGCATTTCAGGAAGTTTTAGAGAAGAAATATAATAACTTGTACCAATGGATAAACGTCCTGTTGGGGTATTAGAATCAGTCAATTCTTTTTCGGCTTCGTTAAGCAATTGCAAAATTTTTATAGCATGGGGAAGAAGCTTTTCACCGTCCGGAGTCAGAATCATTCCATGCTGTCTATAAAACAAAGGAGTTTTTAATTCCGCCTCTAACTGTTGAATTCTTGCTGTAACATTGGACTGTACATAGCCTAGTTTATGAGCCGCTTTCGTTATACTGCCTTCCTGAGCAACCGCCCGGAATACTCGTAGATCACCACTCTCCATTTTGAAGACTCCTTTTATCAAATTAAGTGATATACTATATATTTTTATATCATTATATATAATGGATTATAGCGTTGCAAACCTCTCATATCATTTTAAGTGAATGCCGAAATCATTTATAATCGTTTTACGAGATATAAGAATTCTAATATACTTATCTCATCTTAAAAGAAAGAGTTGAAGAGAGACCTTTCTGGAATGGAGAGATTTGTATGCAAAAATCAAATTTAAACAAATGGCTTATTTTACTTGTTGTTACTCTTGTTTCTTTTATCACGAATGTTGACTCTACCATTGTAATTATAGGGCTTCCGAAGTTGATGCAAGGGCTTAATATGTCAATCGAAGTTGGGTTGTTATCTATAACTTCATACATCATCGCGAGTACGGTTCTATTGTTACCGGCCGGGAGATGGGCTGATATTATTGGGACCAAAAGAGTATTTATTCTGGGGTTTTCTATTTTTACGATAGGTACTGTTTTATGCGGAATTGCCTCGTCTGAGACTGGATTGATTTTGTATAGGGTGATTCAGGGAGCCGGAGCAGCCTTAGCCTTGGCGACAGCCACCCCCATCATTGTGAAAAATTTCCCAGAGGAACAGCTTGGATTAGCAATAGGCATCAATGCCACCTCTTGGGTAATTGGGGCATTAATCGGGCCTGTAGCAGGAGGAGCATTAATCGGAAGCTTTGGCTGGCGTTCAATTTTTTTCGTAACCGTACCGTTTGCTTTGTTTGGAGTTATTGGTGCTGCACTAGTATTAAAAGATAAAGAGACTTTGAAGAAAACAGAAACGGACTATCTAGGTATCTTCACGTTTGGACTGGGATTGACTGCTTTAATGGTGGTCCTTTCGGTGGGACAATCCTGGGGATGGGCGTCTACTCCAGTTTTCGAGTTATTTGCAGTCGTTATTGTTATGTGGGGAGCATTTTTAGCTATAGAGATGCGAATTCGACATCCTTTATTCAATTTAAGGCTGTTTAAGTACTTTAAATATTCTACAGGTTTGGGAATTACATTGTGCTATTGTATTGCCTACTTTTCAATAACACTGCTTTTAAGTATTTATCTGCAAGGAGCGCTGCATTTAGATGTTATGGAAGCGAGTTTATTAATGACAGCGTTATCACTACCACAACTCATTATGGGACCTCTGGGGGGAAAGCTTGCTGACCGTTTCGGTGCGACACGTATGATGGTAATAGGTCTTGTGTTTTTAATCCTTGGGATGTTTGCGCTGGGACACCTTGGGAAACAGCTGAATAAGACGTCTATTATTGTTCCTTTAGCGATTATGTCGATATCTAATGGAATAGCCTGGCCATCTATAGCTAAAACTGTATTATCTGCAGTACCACGAGATCAAGCGGGGTCTGCCTCAGGGATGTTTTATACGCTTTATAATTTAGGGCGAGCCTTAAGTCAAACACTTGCCATATTAGTGATTGAGATCAATGTTCCGCCTGCTACTGTCACGAAAGCAATCGTTGGGATGGCGGATTTCGCAAATTTACAGGTCAAGGGGGATTTGATTCATTCTATTGACTCCGGTTTTTACTTCTTCATTATTTTTTTTGCGGCAGCATTTTTATTAGGGCTATCTCTTTTATTTAAGCATCATAAAGAAATAGTGAACAATTAAGGACTAAAAACAGCGCATTTTATAAGGCAAATGTAACAATAAATTGCCCGCATATTCTCAATTGCTGTTAAGCACCCAAAGGGTGCTTTTCTATGTTACTGCACTGATTTATTTTTTAAAAGGTGCCTTCAAATGGGCATGGGGCGAAAAAAAGACCCTCATCAAAGAATGAGGGCTAACCTGATAAGATTTAAGACGTTGTCCAAGGACCGGCTTAGCTAAGCACATTAAATTTTATGATGTTTTGTTTCACTATGTTACTAGATATTGTACAAAACCTAGTATGAAAAAATATTTTCGGGAGGAGTGTGTGGAAGCTACATAGGTTTTCTTAGCTTATATGTTGTATTAGGATTACTGTCATTGAGTATTCTAATCTGCATCTTTTCACCTAATGAACATCTTGTATGGGCCTCTCCGCCTGCTTTGCATCCCAAGCCAATTTCACCATAGGATTGGCAAATGAGAATATTATAACAGTCGAAAACGTAAACATGGTTACCCTTGTCGTTTTGCTCGATCTTATCGGATAAGCTTTCACCATTAATTGGGTAGTTCATGGATATTTCGCCTCCTATAAAATGTTTTAGCCGTTCTTAAGTACGTTTTTGATTCGACATGAGTGGAAAAAAACCTGCTAGAATTGTCTTGAAATAAAATTGATATAATATTACTATTAATATAACATAAAAATAATTTTAAATAAACTACAAAAAGAGGTGAACTTATGAGATTAATTATTTCCTTATTATCATGTGGTCTT is a window encoding:
- a CDS encoding LysR family transcriptional regulator encodes the protein MESGDLRVFRAVAQEGSITKAAHKLGYVQSNVTARIQQLEAELKTPLFYRQHGMILTPDGEKLLPHAIKILQLLNEAEKELTDSNTPTGRLSIGTSYYISSLKLPEMLSQYHKEYPNVDLSLITSNVDDLIYKILQFKLDGAFVKGRSIHHENIAEELVYEENLVLIANPAYSELKTICCKPFLMNTAGCPNRKSLEKWLQAEGICNIRYMEFNNLDSIIEGVVADLGASFVPHSSIRTYEEKGLLKSFPVPPQYSTAKIFFIRHKETVMTSALVKFIEKVKDMTSRVANA
- a CDS encoding (2Fe-2S)-binding protein, encoding MLKSLISKIFSKEQSQVVCGCMKVTAQEIVNAVKNGAKSFEEVQTVTKVGTGCGNCVESNKALVALLLK
- a CDS encoding dioxygenase family protein, whose translation is MNAIEDNQFTRNWVEISKQIPKPEAILAISGHWVTDGTRINDDPHPEIVHDMYGFPRELYEVDYRPKGAPELAHFTKDLIRENVQIDNSWGIDHGTWSILNKLSA
- a CDS encoding ABC transporter permease — protein: MNLALYAWREITKRPGRTFLNALGVSFGVALVILLFSITLAYKEAVMVPFTTSSTDITLTRPGQEKASVPVAQGVILPASNQAIGTDVLKRLAQMTEVKQTATVLELWSFDPGRFKVIVGLDPNSQPLGPAKVREWVKEGRFFGSGERGVAVLDSHYARFFGYKVGSQIIIAGQKFNVIGTCEMKEGAQLTAANIYLPLTDAQILAGVGPETVNSVYVELKDASRWKQSIDTIHQVFPEVTVTSADSALAMSDSILALLDKLAWPGAVLVIALSVLFVHRSLAASTWERIGEFGTMKALGWSRRDIQRALMLELFSQVLIGSVLGLGIAAIGSLLAGHWQVNISPVGSAPPLPGMAPSTNTIQLPVVFSTSLYLSALGSSLLVGLIVAVTIAQKVVEIKPAEAWRHL
- a CDS encoding LysR family transcriptional regulator translates to MDIRQLVYFAEVVKQKGFSKAGESLHITQPTISKMIKSMEDELGATLLERTTKKVELTDLGEVVYRHALNIVQSMESLEAELDDVRQVRKGYIRMGLLPMIGYNFISRIIAEFQKLHPQITIRILENGAREVEHAISQGDIDLGIVVLPVSEDIFECLPVVEEHLKLLVHPKHRLASSNEVRLEELKEETFIFYPENFALYYHIKEACQKAGFNPNVLYESSQWDFISEMVADNLGIAFLPDSICKNLDSSRIKVIPLAPPGIPRYLAFIWQRNTYLKFAAREFISFVRSQLDPVL
- a CDS encoding DoxX family protein yields the protein MKNKIFATVESNSFLILRLALGIIFFAHGAQKLLGWFGGYGWTGTIGFFSSLGIPAALGGLAILTEFFGGIAIILGFLTRPAVLGLAIVNLVAIAKVHGANGFFLNGPTNSGIEYVFALFMISLFLLIKGAGSLSIDNAISKKLK
- a CDS encoding MFS transporter, which produces MQKSNLNKWLILLVVTLVSFITNVDSTIVIIGLPKLMQGLNMSIEVGLLSITSYIIASTVLLLPAGRWADIIGTKRVFILGFSIFTIGTVLCGIASSETGLILYRVIQGAGAALALATATPIIVKNFPEEQLGLAIGINATSWVIGALIGPVAGGALIGSFGWRSIFFVTVPFALFGVIGAALVLKDKETLKKTETDYLGIFTFGLGLTALMVVLSVGQSWGWASTPVFELFAVVIVMWGAFLAIEMRIRHPLFNLRLFKYFKYSTGLGITLCYCIAYFSITLLLSIYLQGALHLDVMEASLLMTALSLPQLIMGPLGGKLADRFGATRMMVIGLVFLILGMFALGHLGKQLNKTSIIVPLAIMSISNGIAWPSIAKTVLSAVPRDQAGSASGMFYTLYNLGRALSQTLAILVIEINVPPATVTKAIVGMADFANLQVKGDLIHSIDSGFYFFIIFFAAAFLLGLSLLFKHHKEIVNN
- a CDS encoding CDGSH iron-sulfur domain-containing protein encodes the protein MDKPVITQKSPVPVDLKKGETYYWCTCGKSFTQPFCNRAHQGTSFTPMAFTVEKDETAYLCACKQTKNPPYCDGTHKLFKLWQ
- a CDS encoding ABC transporter ATP-binding protein is translated as MIEIIAAKGVGKTFGNLDVVRHVDFKLQSGQFVALLGPSGSGKSTFIAMLSGLERPSSGEISVAGRSLTSLSEDDLSLMRREKIGIVFQFFNLIPTLNALENAAFPLFPVTLPDKEKRQKAAKALELVGMSHRATHRPGEMSGGERQRIAIARALVNDPVIILADEPTGNLDSTTGQEIVNLLASLSRARGTALLVATHDDKLAKAAEQVIYMKDGELVEQT